ACAGCCCTCTGTCGCCTTGTCCAGCAGGTCGGGCTGGCAAACGTCGCCGCCCAGTTCAAAGATGCGGCAACGGCTGTCTTTCAGTGCTTCGCTGAGGTTGTCGGCGGTGCCTCGGGAAAAATTGTCATAGACGACAACTTCGCGAACTGGCTCTTTGAGAATTTCCTCCACCACATGGGATCCGATCAAACCGGCGCCACCGATAACCAGTACCTTTTTATCCTTCAAATCCAATTCCATTTCCTCCTACCCTGTTTTCTTCGAGCGCCTCCACAATGCGCTGGGCCGCTTGTCCATCACCGAACCCTACCACCGGTATCTGCTGCTTTTCCCGGTCCATACAGGCTTGAAACTCGGCGCAGATCCGTTCCTGTTGGGCGCCGCACAGCACGTTCGCGCCTGACTCGACCGTTTCCACCCATTCTGTCTCATCGCGGACCGTCAGACAGGGAACGCCCATGAAGTAGGCCTCTTTTTGCACCCCGCCGCTGTCGGTGACGATCACCCGGGCGTTCGCTTCCATCTCAATCATCTGCATGTATGACAGCGGTTCGATCAGGCGGACATTCAAGGGGACGACGATGCCATACTTTTGTATATACTGCCTGGTGCGCGGGTGAACAGCCAGGAGCACGGGCAGCCTTTGACCGATCTCACCAAAAGCGGAAAAGATCGCGCTCAGGCGCTCGGCGGAATCAGCGTTCTCCGCCCGGTGAACCGTTGCCAATACATACTGTTCCGGCAGTATCTCCAAGGAGCGGAGAGTGGCCAACGATGGATCGATTCGCTGCCGGTAGTACAGCAGGCAGTCGTACATGACATCCCCGATGTCGATAACCCCTTCCCGAATCCCTTCGGCCAACAGGTTCTTAACGGACACCGCTGTCGGACAGAACAACAGCGATGAGACATGATCCGTTAAGACCCGGTTGACTTCCTCAGGCATCCGCCGGTTAAAGCTGCGAAGTCCGGCCTCCACATGAGCCACCGGGATGTGCAGCTTGGCTGCGGCGAGGGCGCCGGCCAGGGTGGAATTGGTATCGCCGTAGACGAGCACCCAGTCGGGTTTCTCCTGCTGGAGCACTTCTTCCACCGTTTCCAGCATCCGGCCTGTCTGTTTTCCCTGCGGTCCCGACCCGATGCCCAGGTGGTAATCG
Above is a window of Heliomicrobium undosum DNA encoding:
- the wecB gene encoding non-hydrolyzing UDP-N-acetylglucosamine 2-epimerase, translating into MKIVTIVGARPQFIKAAAVSRAIERRNEIKPETRLREVLVHTGQHYDQNMSDVFFKELSIPKPDYHLGIGSGPQGKQTGRMLETVEEVLQQEKPDWVLVYGDTNSTLAGALAAAKLHIPVAHVEAGLRSFNRRMPEEVNRVLTDHVSSLLFCPTAVSVKNLLAEGIREGVIDIGDVMYDCLLYYRQRIDPSLATLRSLEILPEQYVLATVHRAENADSAERLSAIFSAFGEIGQRLPVLLAVHPRTRQYIQKYGIVVPLNVRLIEPLSYMQMIEMEANARVIVTDSGGVQKEAYFMGVPCLTVRDETEWVETVESGANVLCGAQQERICAEFQACMDREKQQIPVVGFGDGQAAQRIVEALEENRVGGNGIGFEG